From one Alicyclobacillus acidocaldarius subsp. acidocaldarius Tc-4-1 genomic stretch:
- a CDS encoding HD-GYP domain-containing protein — protein MVELEIGDQGTIGAVRGDLESILGFKPDEIRGLPSDFLHTDLAKPGLHTLWMRCRNGEPTLLHAFAIHIEGRTSVYLAPVFDEHSLEVKFAYQSALFRGLAFAAEYGDPELLNHLARVERYTIWIAKDALQWSQADVARITLAAYVHDVGKSAIPREILYKPARLTPEEYRLVQTHTQKGRDVLTQIEAYVQQECAWLYDEKGWQWAKDVALHHHENWDGTGYPVGVSGESIPLVARVVKLVDVLDALLEARPYKEGWPLEKVRREIDAKKGVEFDPYLAEWLLAQDWNLIREIACRSPMRVEG, from the coding sequence ATGGTGGAACTTGAGATCGGAGATCAAGGGACGATCGGCGCCGTGCGCGGCGATCTCGAATCTATCCTGGGATTTAAGCCGGACGAAATTCGCGGATTGCCGAGCGATTTCTTGCACACCGATTTGGCCAAACCAGGATTACATACGCTTTGGATGCGGTGTCGGAACGGGGAACCTACCCTGTTGCATGCCTTTGCGATACATATCGAAGGGCGAACTAGTGTCTACTTGGCGCCCGTCTTTGATGAACATAGTCTTGAAGTGAAATTCGCCTATCAGTCCGCGCTTTTTCGCGGACTTGCGTTTGCGGCGGAGTACGGTGACCCTGAGCTCCTGAATCACCTTGCGCGTGTCGAGCGGTATACCATCTGGATCGCGAAAGATGCGCTTCAGTGGTCGCAAGCCGATGTTGCGCGCATCACCCTGGCGGCTTACGTCCATGATGTCGGGAAATCAGCGATTCCTCGAGAAATCCTATATAAGCCCGCTCGATTGACACCCGAAGAATACAGACTCGTGCAAACCCACACGCAAAAGGGCCGCGACGTGCTGACGCAGATCGAAGCCTATGTGCAGCAAGAATGCGCCTGGCTCTATGACGAAAAAGGCTGGCAGTGGGCCAAGGATGTGGCGTTGCATCACCACGAAAACTGGGACGGAACGGGCTATCCTGTGGGCGTATCGGGCGAAAGCATTCCGCTTGTTGCACGCGTGGTGAAGCTGGTGGACGTATTGGATGCGCTGTTGGAAGCAAGACCGTATAAGGAAGGGTGGCCTTTGGAAAAGGTCAGGCGGGAGATCGACGCCAAAAAAGGCGTTGAATTTGATCCTTATCTGGCGGAATGGCTGCTTGCACAAGATTGGAACCTGATTCGAGAGATTGCCTGCCGTTCACCAATGAGGGTGGAGGGGTGA
- a CDS encoding GGDEF domain-containing protein, with the protein MSTTEFVLVLMDFDKFKHLNDTQGHAKGDEALCAIAHALEKSKRPSDVLARLGGDEFVLIFEACACHEGMIHRLQQLKNHLPLDTYGLDITFGTACYPKHGDTLEQLLAHADLHLYHGKYRGGGEIVWGDQAHGGT; encoded by the coding sequence TTGAGCACCACGGAATTCGTGTTGGTTCTGATGGATTTTGACAAATTCAAACATCTCAACGATACCCAAGGGCATGCAAAGGGGGACGAGGCGCTCTGCGCCATTGCCCATGCCTTGGAGAAAAGTAAACGTCCTTCAGATGTGCTAGCAAGGCTAGGCGGCGACGAGTTTGTGTTGATCTTTGAGGCGTGTGCATGTCACGAGGGCATGATTCACCGACTCCAGCAATTGAAAAATCATCTGCCGCTTGACACGTACGGGCTGGACATTACATTCGGAACAGCGTGTTATCCCAAACACGGAGACACGTTGGAACAATTGCTGGCGCATGCCGACCTGCATTTGTACCACGGAAAATACCGTGGCGGCGGCGAGATCGTATGGGGGGATCAAGCGCATGGTGGAACTTGA
- a CDS encoding diguanylate cyclase encodes MLEPYVQFLHRLAQGVPWREAHMRFWLDMRAFGVEVDTTDGVLTRGVITGSPAWKSVLRVREIHCADGVYRVYFRGDATPEEEEAVQFVLAADGLLHDHERLKEEATHDPLTGCLNRKGLQEWFERRQKV; translated from the coding sequence ATGTTGGAGCCATACGTGCAGTTTCTCCATCGTTTAGCACAAGGCGTGCCGTGGCGTGAAGCGCACATGCGTTTTTGGCTCGATATGCGGGCGTTTGGTGTAGAAGTGGACACGACGGACGGTGTGCTCACGCGCGGTGTGATCACAGGATCACCTGCTTGGAAAAGCGTGTTGCGAGTGCGCGAAATTCACTGTGCGGATGGCGTCTATCGGGTCTATTTTCGTGGGGATGCAACGCCGGAAGAAGAGGAGGCCGTTCAATTTGTCTTGGCGGCCGACGGGCTCTTGCACGATCATGAGCGCCTGAAAGAAGAGGCCACTCATGATCCGTTGACAGGATGCTTGAATCGGAAGGGGCTTCAAGAGTGGTTTGAGCGTCGACAAAAAGTTTGA
- a CDS encoding transglycosylase SLT domain-containing protein: MTAILGKIGLRIGLRLARRHWPLLVLLALLLVSIPGLLVVLLVVAIFAGGDALNTAVPSTWNGQIPTDVSPADGIPAPFVDDVQQASETYQVPMQYIAATALHESSWEPNAYADYDGSHAMGLMQFEPETWSGWSDPYVQIDEPDTDALRIAQYGGYGVDADGIWAPIGTPAEAALQPQQLEVMNEQCQANGNQGCAPYASPYDPDDALNAGAKYLHTLYLMAGSWPGASAKYYGTSDYAAIENYINALVRMTAAYVMDTPPVQLPGQNGYWLFGDANLTFTPSPGGWEVKADNNDHNSPLAAEWLPSLPIISPASGVVSWTDNPQTHIATISLPLSSGATVEIQAPENQVMKWDLGEQQVSANVAAGDLVGFIDVLKPIQISSAIAELDPGLSAGVVTPPGQPVHGGA; the protein is encoded by the coding sequence TTGACGGCGATCCTGGGGAAAATCGGACTTCGCATCGGTCTGCGATTGGCTCGCCGCCACTGGCCGCTTCTCGTCCTTTTGGCGTTGCTGCTGGTCAGCATTCCTGGATTGTTGGTAGTCCTTCTTGTTGTGGCAATTTTCGCGGGCGGGGACGCGCTCAATACGGCGGTTCCCTCAACGTGGAATGGTCAGATTCCTACGGATGTCTCGCCTGCGGACGGAATTCCCGCGCCGTTTGTGGATGATGTGCAACAAGCAAGTGAAACGTACCAAGTCCCCATGCAGTATATCGCTGCCACAGCGCTGCACGAATCGTCATGGGAACCGAACGCCTACGCGGATTACGACGGGAGCCACGCCATGGGGCTTATGCAGTTTGAGCCGGAGACGTGGAGTGGATGGTCAGATCCCTATGTACAGATTGACGAACCGGATACCGACGCGCTTCGGATCGCCCAGTACGGTGGTTATGGCGTGGATGCGGATGGGATATGGGCGCCTATCGGCACGCCGGCTGAAGCCGCGCTCCAACCTCAGCAATTGGAGGTGATGAACGAACAGTGCCAAGCAAACGGCAATCAAGGATGTGCGCCCTATGCGTCGCCTTATGATCCCGACGACGCCTTAAACGCCGGAGCAAAATATTTGCACACGCTTTATCTCATGGCCGGAAGTTGGCCCGGTGCGAGCGCGAAGTACTACGGAACAAGTGACTACGCCGCAATTGAAAACTACATTAACGCCTTGGTGCGCATGACGGCGGCGTACGTGATGGATACGCCGCCTGTCCAGTTGCCGGGACAAAACGGGTATTGGTTGTTTGGTGACGCCAACCTCACGTTTACGCCGTCGCCAGGCGGATGGGAAGTAAAAGCGGACAACAACGATCACAATTCGCCACTTGCGGCGGAGTGGTTGCCCTCTCTCCCTATCATCTCGCCAGCTAGCGGTGTGGTCTCGTGGACGGACAATCCGCAGACCCACATCGCGACCATTTCGTTACCGTTGTCAAGCGGCGCGACTGTAGAAATCCAAGCGCCAGAAAATCAGGTGATGAAATGGGACCTCGGAGAACAGCAAGTGTCTGCGAACGTCGCGGCGGGTGATCTTGTCGGATTTATCGACGTGCTAAAGCCCATTCAAATTTCGAGCGCGATCGCAGAACTCGATCCTGGACTGTCCGCAGGTGTCGTGACGCCACCCGGTCAGCCTGTTCACGGAGGAGCGTGA
- a CDS encoding TcpE family conjugal transfer membrane protein, whose translation MPRTYQKLFKQKAVITNIDRKVRLGFRLYWDDLATFAISWIVFAMLDMASPYRIINLFMNRWVAVTLSAGGFTWLARKLDPDGKSLVKYLYGFVAYPFRSHVSDGFVRKPRTLVWRRGRRSVFRVCARAWWTRGDLRLPVRIQLRSPTTWHFENSVHVDVKLRRRHVDFHPARRMRRPGRYRLVGLRPGTYQVEGRKVTKIDR comes from the coding sequence GTGCCAAGGACATACCAAAAGCTGTTCAAGCAGAAAGCGGTGATTACCAATATCGACCGGAAAGTTCGCTTGGGGTTCCGGTTGTATTGGGACGATCTTGCCACGTTCGCGATCTCATGGATCGTGTTTGCGATGTTGGATATGGCCTCGCCCTATCGCATCATCAACCTTTTCATGAATCGTTGGGTCGCAGTTACGCTCAGCGCCGGGGGATTCACATGGTTGGCGCGCAAGCTGGATCCGGACGGCAAGTCGTTAGTCAAGTATTTGTATGGTTTTGTGGCGTATCCGTTTCGCAGTCATGTAAGTGATGGATTCGTGCGGAAACCGCGAACGCTGGTATGGCGCAGGGGACGACGAAGTGTATTTCGAGTGTGCGCGCGGGCGTGGTGGACGCGAGGAGACTTGCGATTGCCGGTTCGAATTCAGCTTCGTTCACCGACAACATGGCATTTCGAAAACAGCGTGCATGTAGATGTAAAACTTCGCCGTCGTCATGTGGATTTCCATCCTGCAAGGCGCATGCGTCGGCCTGGACGCTATCGACTCGTCGGCCTTCGTCCTGGCACGTATCAAGTCGAAGGGCGAAAGGTAACGAAAATCGATCGCTAA
- a CDS encoding TcpD family membrane protein, with amino-acid sequence MEFVGSYFSIMGVVLIAVIVYRLFRHYVKGDHSNMMVSVVFGMLALFFLLAPTVFFPIVQWLVGKIAG; translated from the coding sequence GTGGAGTTTGTTGGATCCTATTTTTCAATTATGGGCGTCGTGCTGATAGCCGTCATCGTGTACCGGCTCTTCCGGCACTACGTGAAGGGTGATCATTCCAACATGATGGTCTCCGTAGTGTTTGGCATGCTGGCGCTCTTTTTCTTGCTCGCACCCACGGTGTTCTTCCCCATTGTTCAATGGCTTGTGGGGAAGATCGCCGGATGA
- a CDS encoding metal-dependent hydrolase: MIHTTHAVFAAALTEVILASEHAPITWQAVATAAVAYAVAPVPDIDQPESWVSRHLPGASIVSMFVRHRTLTHSLLASLLLYLVLFGLGFHIPQWLATGIVVGWVSHWLIDLVNPMGVQLLYPLPWWVKPPVPWLAIGVESAGETVIRVVLTAFVLIFALAYLLLHAPVEVQRAAAHLLPAARRLVGAVTWPWLGACCRFLHLT; encoded by the coding sequence TTGATACATACCACGCACGCTGTGTTCGCAGCGGCGCTCACCGAAGTCATCTTGGCATCTGAACACGCGCCCATCACGTGGCAGGCCGTCGCCACTGCCGCGGTAGCCTATGCGGTTGCGCCGGTGCCGGACATCGATCAACCCGAGTCCTGGGTTTCTCGGCATCTTCCGGGGGCTTCGATCGTGTCCATGTTCGTGCGGCATCGGACGTTGACCCATAGCTTGCTCGCGTCCCTGTTGCTTTATTTGGTGCTCTTCGGGCTGGGCTTTCATATTCCCCAGTGGTTAGCGACCGGGATCGTGGTGGGATGGGTGAGCCATTGGCTGATCGATCTGGTGAATCCCATGGGCGTGCAGCTCCTTTATCCGCTGCCATGGTGGGTGAAACCGCCTGTTCCGTGGTTGGCCATCGGCGTAGAAAGCGCAGGCGAAACTGTCATTCGTGTCGTCTTGACAGCATTCGTGCTGATTTTTGCTCTTGCGTACCTGTTGCTTCACGCGCCTGTGGAAGTTCAGCGGGCTGCGGCACATCTTTTGCCTGCCGCGCGGCGTTTGGTGGGTGCCGTGACTTGGCCATGGCTCGGTGCGTGTTGTCGTTTCTTGCATCTTACATAA
- a CDS encoding BRO-N domain-containing protein encodes MDRMDTLLPFEYEGKQVRVVVVNGEPWWVAKDVCEALEISKYRDAVAKLDDDERASMTVDTLGGPQNMTVVNEAGLYSLILVASRKPEAKAFKRWITHDVLPTLRKTGRYEMPHRKSTEDEEIKRERLAVMRMNAQARLAKVVLDAAQKFRDQISQTAIESLLFAAVNIAAGRELLQPPAKERLYSATEIAEEAGVSANLIGRIANQYGLKTPEFGEFVLDKSPYSDKQVSSFRYNARGKAKLLELLGLQMEEPLRH; translated from the coding sequence ATGGATCGTATGGATACGTTGTTGCCGTTTGAGTACGAAGGCAAGCAGGTGCGCGTGGTCGTGGTCAATGGCGAGCCTTGGTGGGTGGCGAAGGATGTGTGTGAGGCCTTGGAGATTAGCAAATACCGTGATGCTGTCGCTAAGTTAGACGACGATGAAAGGGCGTCCATGACCGTGGACACCCTTGGTGGCCCGCAAAACATGACGGTTGTGAACGAAGCCGGGCTATATAGCTTGATACTCGTGGCAAGCCGCAAACCCGAAGCGAAAGCCTTTAAGCGTTGGATCACCCACGACGTGTTGCCGACGCTCCGGAAAACGGGTCGCTATGAAATGCCCCATCGTAAGTCGACCGAAGACGAGGAAATCAAACGAGAACGGTTGGCTGTGATGCGGATGAACGCACAAGCGCGACTGGCCAAGGTCGTGCTCGACGCAGCGCAGAAGTTCCGGGATCAAATTTCCCAAACGGCGATCGAGTCGTTGCTGTTTGCAGCCGTCAATATCGCGGCTGGACGCGAACTCTTGCAGCCACCTGCCAAGGAACGCCTGTACTCCGCGACGGAAATCGCGGAAGAAGCCGGTGTCAGCGCAAATCTTATTGGCCGTATCGCCAATCAGTACGGGCTCAAAACTCCGGAATTCGGCGAGTTTGTGTTAGACAAATCGCCGTATAGCGACAAACAAGTGTCGTCGTTTCGCTATAATGCCCGAGGCAAGGCCAAACTCTTGGAACTACTCGGATTGCAAATGGAGGAACCGCTTCGTCACTGA
- a CDS encoding disulfide bond formation protein B translates to MSRTWIRLRRGLGIVIPAIALSVSSYWSLVLHWQACVMCWSERLLLLATMLGWTIDVPWFVAFASASGLVVSVSQWWMQLRAVHAAFCSMTAPCDVSYFQWGPFTTAGLATLVFAVLLLLAIDRCAPRPLQSNLLSFPHKAS, encoded by the coding sequence ATGAGTCGGACTTGGATACGCCTTCGTCGCGGTCTCGGAATCGTTATTCCCGCGATTGCGCTGAGCGTGAGCTCGTACTGGAGCCTTGTGCTCCATTGGCAAGCGTGTGTGATGTGCTGGTCGGAACGCCTGTTGCTACTTGCCACAATGTTGGGATGGACGATCGACGTCCCGTGGTTCGTGGCCTTTGCTTCCGCCTCCGGGTTGGTGGTCTCGGTATCGCAATGGTGGATGCAGCTTCGCGCAGTCCATGCGGCTTTTTGTTCGATGACGGCGCCATGTGACGTGTCGTACTTCCAGTGGGGGCCGTTCACGACGGCCGGGCTTGCAACCCTCGTATTTGCGGTGCTCCTCCTGCTGGCGATCGATCGGTGCGCGCCTCGGCCACTGCAATCGAACCTGCTTTCGTTTCCCCACAAAGCATCGTAA
- a CDS encoding type IV secretion system protein: MSQGLAWAFHIVITIAVDFTNPAWLVTPIAKRMGVSFSQAYSNVFLRLLPFLCLAVAIYMVWHYLRGHNTKILTALFTTTAMAGLLFAFFTHFSAIFQVVNNLSENLDNTVSEAIESVADLSASTIYDAAWDIYVLEPWELAQFGHESNDLAKFNVSSASVGQSYTTDSGDSATIQPGDNWVVLFMKNTTAQARDSLLHDILNTSQPFAETSWTSTSVKNANPYNNIIFLLVMFVLGLPCLVFLAFMAFMLFGLELAFLFSAFMGIFVLPLGFVPEIGWWMVQKWVKKSLGFLLLKLANVIYMAITFLLVTIVMDSVSLTGDEATLITGAITSGLIFLGALIMRHQLFYIFVQPIVARVENGISSNGDEKQASLADEWRRRVREAWNRRWDSQGRQDDDDNSNNQGGSGSLVQKTLSAAFSTAYRGGGTGGHGTPFSGNANSTTSSRWTSSGGQNSGGSGNPGSATGGASMSGASSTPSSPAPSSSSSVRRDDDDTQEPTLKLQPNLLKNNRDDHTAQGSLVMSKRISRNRVCNRERLSFPMSLLRMWKKRPRRQKPKTQMSLKRLKRPMETWRCRIP; this comes from the coding sequence GTGTCGCAGGGGCTGGCGTGGGCTTTCCATATCGTGATCACGATCGCCGTGGACTTCACGAACCCAGCGTGGTTGGTGACCCCCATCGCGAAGCGGATGGGCGTGTCGTTTTCGCAGGCGTATTCAAATGTCTTCCTGCGTCTACTGCCGTTTCTCTGTCTCGCCGTGGCCATCTATATGGTTTGGCACTACTTGCGAGGTCACAACACCAAGATCCTGACGGCTTTGTTCACCACCACGGCGATGGCAGGATTACTGTTCGCGTTTTTTACACACTTTTCGGCGATCTTCCAGGTTGTGAACAACCTCTCGGAAAACCTGGATAACACCGTGAGTGAGGCCATCGAATCCGTGGCCGATCTCAGTGCCAGCACCATCTACGATGCGGCATGGGATATTTATGTGCTGGAACCTTGGGAATTGGCTCAGTTTGGGCATGAATCGAACGACTTGGCCAAGTTTAATGTTTCCTCTGCCTCGGTGGGACAAAGTTACACGACAGACAGCGGGGATTCAGCAACGATTCAGCCTGGCGACAACTGGGTTGTACTCTTTATGAAGAATACGACCGCGCAAGCGCGGGATAGCTTGCTGCACGACATCTTGAACACGTCTCAGCCCTTTGCAGAAACGTCGTGGACAAGCACGAGTGTCAAGAACGCCAATCCGTACAACAACATCATCTTCTTGCTGGTGATGTTCGTTCTTGGATTGCCGTGTCTCGTGTTTCTCGCGTTCATGGCGTTTATGCTTTTTGGTCTAGAATTGGCGTTTTTGTTCAGCGCGTTCATGGGGATCTTCGTGTTGCCGCTTGGCTTTGTGCCTGAGATCGGTTGGTGGATGGTGCAAAAATGGGTGAAAAAATCACTCGGTTTCTTACTGCTCAAGCTCGCCAATGTGATCTACATGGCGATCACGTTTTTGCTCGTCACGATCGTGATGGATTCGGTGTCGCTCACAGGGGATGAAGCGACGCTCATAACTGGTGCCATCACCAGCGGGCTCATCTTTCTGGGGGCACTCATAATGCGTCACCAACTGTTCTATATCTTTGTTCAACCGATCGTGGCGCGCGTCGAAAACGGCATCTCTTCAAACGGTGATGAGAAGCAGGCGAGCCTCGCAGACGAATGGCGGCGTCGCGTCCGCGAGGCTTGGAATCGGCGCTGGGATTCCCAAGGGCGGCAAGATGACGACGACAATTCAAACAACCAGGGAGGCAGCGGTTCTCTTGTTCAGAAGACTTTGAGCGCAGCCTTTAGCACAGCATATCGCGGAGGTGGGACTGGGGGACACGGAACGCCATTTTCGGGTAACGCAAACTCCACAACGTCATCGCGCTGGACGTCGTCAGGAGGTCAAAACTCAGGCGGTTCGGGGAACCCTGGTAGCGCGACTGGCGGGGCGTCGATGAGCGGAGCGTCATCAACTCCGTCATCTCCCGCACCATCATCTTCTTCGTCAGTCCGTCGCGATGATGACGATACTCAAGAGCCCACCCTGAAACTTCAACCTAATTTGTTGAAAAATAATCGCGACGATCACACTGCTCAAGGTTCGTTGGTGATGTCAAAACGAATATCTCGGAACCGAGTGTGCAATCGGGAGCGTCTCAGCTTTCCGATGAGCCTGTTGCGAATGTGGAAGAAGAGGCCAAGGCGCCAGAAACCGAAAACGCAGATGTCGCTGAAAAGGCTCAAGCGTCCGATGGAGACGTGGCGGTGTCGGATCCCTTGA
- a CDS encoding ATP-binding protein, producing the protein MRTIFWYDNLLFLENGSSFAVYRLPALPYEHQPEAVKRSIYRQLEVFFQTYRGYGQLLSISVPISSEEVLTRMRSFGDHPHWRAHMEMVAERLKGLTPFERLTVLVLPLASPLGTAWSQVLDRPDQLRERVSEQFARLWGFAKRRVARVQAPVLTRHDLLVSQQAEQRLFNRLQAIIPMLERAAPQDIERLHRAPYWRGLTPWPLALPDPLPKTLTVEGRDVVIRPRPLRLPLVSAAVREDTFRVRVEHDDKRTSYQSVMAVASMRERLEVIGDEWIYQPLEKLAFPVDACVHFEVISPQRAREIVYRRRKEVASTGEQYAEEGDVPWDIYDGLEDAQALEAKLKAGMAFATFHAFFAVGADSELEMLRREEMLKERLQGSIRLVHPPGDALRLWQAFFPGTTGGVEKAWAIPADPSVLAASGALGTSFVGDPTGQWFARMIPSGRPVYVDWYRPMRELNRSGAVAFAGTLGSGKSVGMKYAADTMLQWGAIGAVVDPKQAEYGSLVKLWPNESVWWTFGAGSALRFSPFRLGRDASESQLIAEGFLGVLLNVTTRREDQRASLVIQRALHALYQGERWDMDHFLMCLAAERNNAQRPEEERNLADLFLGLLEHYRTSELGRALYGKTEDNVMDSRARLVVASIMGLDFPDPGSSPDAWRESQRFAVAILYLVTQIAFRRLIMAPQNVRKFFAVDEAWILRSIPEGRALLNRMLLLGRSMNLVLMMAVQNPDVLLPKPGQENDDVAASLGWTFVGRLTSRIQVEHAVRLLGLPLENEEQLNQYIETFQAFEKGRGFLRDPLGRIGEVQIDVVDAGLLQAFNTTPEVL; encoded by the coding sequence TTGCGCACAATCTTCTGGTATGACAATCTGCTCTTTCTGGAGAATGGCTCTTCCTTTGCGGTGTACCGGCTTCCAGCCCTGCCGTACGAGCATCAGCCGGAGGCGGTCAAGCGGAGCATCTATCGACAGCTTGAAGTGTTCTTCCAGACCTACCGCGGGTACGGGCAGTTGTTGAGCATCTCGGTGCCGATCTCGAGCGAAGAAGTGCTTACCCGCATGCGCAGCTTCGGGGATCACCCGCATTGGCGAGCGCACATGGAAATGGTCGCGGAACGACTGAAGGGACTCACGCCATTCGAGCGATTGACAGTGCTTGTGTTGCCGCTGGCTTCGCCTCTCGGCACCGCCTGGTCGCAGGTGCTGGATCGCCCCGACCAGTTGCGTGAGCGCGTGTCGGAACAGTTTGCGAGGTTGTGGGGATTTGCGAAGCGCAGGGTTGCGCGTGTGCAAGCGCCCGTCCTCACGCGGCACGATCTGTTGGTCTCACAGCAAGCGGAGCAGCGGCTGTTCAATCGATTGCAGGCCATCATCCCGATGTTGGAGCGAGCGGCGCCCCAGGACATCGAACGACTGCATCGCGCGCCGTACTGGCGCGGCCTAACCCCATGGCCCCTGGCCTTGCCGGATCCGCTTCCTAAAACGCTGACGGTGGAAGGCCGGGATGTCGTGATTCGGCCTCGTCCCTTGCGTCTGCCACTCGTGTCGGCGGCGGTGCGGGAAGACACGTTCCGCGTTCGCGTCGAGCATGACGACAAGCGCACATCGTATCAGTCGGTCATGGCGGTGGCGAGCATGCGCGAACGGCTCGAAGTCATCGGCGACGAGTGGATCTATCAACCGCTTGAAAAACTTGCGTTCCCTGTCGATGCCTGTGTGCACTTTGAAGTCATCTCCCCGCAACGCGCGCGAGAGATCGTCTATCGCCGCCGAAAAGAGGTCGCCAGCACGGGCGAACAGTACGCCGAAGAGGGTGACGTGCCGTGGGACATCTACGACGGGCTCGAAGACGCACAGGCCCTCGAAGCGAAACTTAAAGCAGGCATGGCTTTCGCGACGTTTCACGCCTTCTTCGCCGTTGGTGCGGACAGTGAGTTGGAGATGTTGCGTCGGGAAGAGATGCTGAAAGAGAGGCTGCAAGGTTCGATTCGACTCGTGCATCCTCCCGGCGACGCGCTGAGACTCTGGCAAGCCTTTTTTCCGGGCACCACAGGTGGTGTGGAGAAAGCATGGGCGATCCCTGCGGATCCGTCGGTGCTTGCGGCGTCAGGGGCATTGGGCACGTCCTTTGTAGGCGATCCGACGGGACAATGGTTTGCGCGTATGATACCAAGCGGACGACCTGTGTATGTTGATTGGTATCGGCCCATGCGAGAACTCAATCGAAGCGGAGCGGTGGCGTTCGCAGGCACGCTTGGAAGCGGCAAGTCGGTGGGGATGAAGTATGCGGCGGACACCATGCTTCAATGGGGCGCAATCGGTGCTGTGGTTGACCCGAAACAGGCCGAATACGGATCCCTGGTCAAGTTGTGGCCGAACGAGAGCGTGTGGTGGACGTTTGGCGCAGGGAGCGCGTTGCGATTTTCTCCATTTCGCTTGGGGCGGGACGCGAGTGAATCACAGTTGATTGCGGAAGGCTTCCTGGGCGTTCTTCTCAACGTCACCACGCGCCGCGAGGATCAGCGAGCGTCGCTCGTCATCCAACGCGCCCTGCACGCGCTGTATCAAGGTGAACGGTGGGACATGGACCATTTCCTCATGTGTCTGGCCGCCGAGCGCAACAACGCGCAACGGCCGGAGGAAGAACGCAACCTTGCGGATCTCTTTCTCGGACTGCTCGAACATTACCGCACAAGCGAGTTGGGCCGTGCGCTCTATGGAAAGACGGAAGACAACGTCATGGATAGCCGTGCAAGGCTGGTGGTGGCGTCGATTATGGGCCTGGACTTTCCGGACCCGGGGAGTTCGCCGGATGCATGGCGTGAGAGCCAGCGTTTCGCGGTCGCCATTCTCTACCTGGTTACGCAGATCGCGTTTCGACGTCTCATCATGGCTCCGCAAAACGTGCGCAAATTCTTCGCGGTGGATGAGGCATGGATCCTGCGCTCGATTCCAGAAGGCAGGGCGCTCCTCAACCGGATGTTGCTTCTTGGGCGAAGCATGAACCTGGTCCTGATGATGGCGGTGCAGAACCCTGACGTGTTGTTGCCGAAACCGGGGCAGGAAAACGACGACGTGGCGGCGAGCCTCGGATGGACGTTTGTCGGACGGCTTACATCGCGGATCCAGGTCGAGCACGCGGTTCGCTTGCTCGGGTTGCCGCTTGAGAACGAAGAGCAACTGAATCAGTACATCGAAACCTTCCAGGCATTTGAGAAAGGGCGCGGGTTTTTGCGCGATCCTTTAGGGCGCATTGGCGAGGTGCAGATTGACGTGGTGGATGCGGGGCTCCTCCAAGCGTTCAATACCACGCCGGAAGTGTTATGA
- a CDS encoding sigma factor-like helix-turn-helix DNA-binding protein — MRPELADLIVEYEQSLEAVKSIKRARQKEDDPRSYLDVKYCESMIDTLEYTIGLMEGTTRVERREVPIGDMAVLDRLAAKRGLCGCGEWDADEEDEGHEELWSERLPVSWRSILSLREAACLLAYERGMTYTGIAQALSITRGAVHSYIRRAREKLRKAEAVQLSLFDDAPDLGA, encoded by the coding sequence GTGCGTCCGGAACTCGCTGATCTGATTGTCGAGTATGAGCAAAGCTTGGAAGCTGTGAAGTCGATCAAGCGCGCTCGTCAGAAAGAGGACGACCCGCGTAGTTATCTGGACGTGAAATACTGCGAGAGTATGATTGACACGTTGGAATATACGATCGGGCTTATGGAAGGCACCACGAGAGTGGAACGCCGGGAGGTTCCCATTGGCGATATGGCGGTGTTGGATCGGCTGGCGGCGAAACGGGGATTGTGCGGATGCGGCGAATGGGATGCGGACGAAGAGGACGAGGGGCACGAGGAACTGTGGTCAGAACGTTTGCCGGTGTCGTGGCGGAGCATTCTGAGCTTGCGCGAGGCGGCGTGCCTGTTGGCCTATGAACGAGGCATGACGTACACGGGCATTGCGCAAGCGCTGTCGATTACGCGCGGGGCGGTGCATTCGTACATTCGCCGCGCGCGTGAGAAACTTCGAAAAGCAGAGGCTGTGCAACTCAGTCTTTTCGACGATGCACCCGACCTTGGTGCATGA